A genomic window from Zea mays cultivar B73 unplaced genomic scaffold, Zm-B73-REFERENCE-NAM-5.0 scaffold_253, whole genome shotgun sequence includes:
- the LOC118474334 gene encoding 30S ribosomal protein S7, chloroplastic gives MSRRGTAEKRTAKSDPIFRNRLVNMVVNRIMKDGKKSLAYQILYRAVKKIQQKTETNPLLVLRQAIRRVTPNIGVKTRRNKKGSTRKVPIEIGSKQGRALAIRWLLEASQKRPGRNMAFKLSSELVDAAKGSGGAIRKKEATHRMAEANRALAHFR, from the coding sequence ATGTCACGTCGAGGTACTGCAGAAAAAAGAACCGCAAAATCCGATCCAATTTTTCGTAATCGATTAGTTAACATGGTGGTTAACCGTATTATGAAAGACGGAAAAAAATCATTGGCTTATCAAATTCTCTATCGAGCCGTGAAAAAGATTCAACAAAAGACAGAAACAAATCCACTATTGGTTTTACGTCAAGCAATACGTAGAGTAACTCCCAATATAGGAGTAAAAACAAGACGTAATAAAAAAGGATCGACGCGGAAAGTTCCGATTGAAATAGGATCTAAACAAGGAAGAGCACTTGCCATTCGTTGGTTATTAGAAGCATCCCAAAAGCGTCCGGGTCGAAATATGGCTTTCAAATTAAGTTCCGAATTAGTAGATGCTGCCAAAGGGAGTGGGGGTGCCATACGCAAAAAGGAAGCGACTCATAGAATGGCAGAGGCAAATAGAGCTCTTGCACATTTTCGTTAA